A portion of the Paenibacillus hamazuiensis genome contains these proteins:
- a CDS encoding YheC/YheD family protein, with protein sequence MASLRLGILAMYLSEKRLEERSFFRKLCIHGKRLGIEPFVFTPDDVDASRQLVHAQYYDPGTGMWRRKWISLPQIVYDRCRYHGVNNYRKIQAFRSRYKLHYISKPLANKWTMHQILLESEKIAPHLPQTVQYRDDKALSRMLKEHRLVYLKPRGGTGGRGIVRIERIGTNTFLLQGRDQQRRIMMPRQVSVRGIVRTLNGFPLAQRYLVQQGIPLKLKDGRVHDYRMLVQKNGSGEWEITGCAGRIGPKRSVTSNLHGGGIAVPMEKLLEGRFPSAKVEQIKREAYRLGLDVAEHLEKRFGSFCEAGIDLAVDPTGHVWLLEVNPKPSREVFYRIGQLSTYRKAITRPLEYALWVHKQGKAKASQAGPFHEFGPADGLS encoded by the coding sequence ATGGCGTCTTTACGTCTCGGCATTTTGGCCATGTATTTGAGCGAGAAACGGCTGGAGGAACGGTCGTTTTTCCGCAAGTTATGCATTCATGGAAAACGGCTCGGCATCGAGCCGTTCGTTTTCACTCCCGACGATGTCGATGCTTCCAGGCAGCTGGTGCATGCGCAGTATTACGATCCGGGTACGGGAATGTGGCGGCGCAAATGGATTTCGCTCCCACAGATCGTTTATGACCGCTGCCGCTACCATGGGGTAAACAATTACCGCAAAATCCAGGCTTTCCGAAGCCGGTATAAGCTGCACTATATCAGCAAGCCGCTCGCCAACAAATGGACCATGCACCAGATTTTGCTCGAAAGCGAGAAAATAGCGCCTCATTTGCCCCAAACGGTGCAGTATAGGGACGATAAGGCGCTCAGCCGCATGCTGAAGGAGCATCGGCTTGTTTACTTGAAGCCGCGAGGCGGCACCGGCGGCCGCGGCATCGTGCGCATCGAACGTATCGGCACGAACACTTTCCTGCTGCAGGGCCGCGACCAGCAGCGGCGCATCATGATGCCCCGGCAGGTGAGCGTACGCGGCATTGTGCGAACGCTAAACGGCTTTCCGCTCGCTCAAAGATATCTCGTCCAGCAGGGAATTCCGCTGAAGCTGAAAGATGGCCGCGTACACGACTACCGCATGCTCGTGCAAAAAAACGGCAGCGGCGAATGGGAGATCACCGGCTGCGCCGGCAGGATCGGTCCGAAGCGCTCGGTCACGTCGAATCTCCATGGCGGCGGCATCGCGGTGCCGATGGAGAAGCTGCTCGAAGGGCGCTTCCCAAGCGCGAAGGTGGAGCAGATCAAACGCGAAGCGTACCGGCTCGGGCTCGATGTCGCCGAACATCTTGAGAAGCGGTTCGGCAGCTTCTGCGAGGCGGGCATCGATTTGGCCGTCGATCCGACCGGCCATGTCTGGCTGCTGGAGGTCAACCCGAAGCCGTCCCGCGAGGTATTTTACCGCATCGGCCAGCTGTCGACGTACCGCAAGGCGATCACCCGGCCGCTGGAGTACGCGCTTTGGGTTCATAAGCAGGGCAAGGCGAAAGCCTCGCAGGCAGGCCCTTTCCATGAATTCGGTCCTGCGGACGGCTTGTCATGA
- a CDS encoding O-methyltransferase, which yields MILEHMPLGRQLDIVFRQLKEELAHLTSGTIFIQIRNNVIGKFGIRHFPLESKGDQLQKMEKGLSEVHIVSFHKMAKESLKLKRWTHGEILFEFAVRQNMLCTSVQFESNYNMSNLMTDPDRLV from the coding sequence ATGATTTTGGAGCATATGCCGCTGGGCAGACAGCTGGACATCGTATTTCGCCAACTGAAGGAAGAGCTGGCTCATTTGACTTCCGGGACGATTTTCATCCAAATCCGCAACAACGTGATTGGTAAATTCGGAATCCGGCATTTCCCTCTGGAGAGCAAAGGCGACCAATTGCAGAAGATGGAAAAGGGGCTGTCAGAAGTACATATCGTTTCGTTTCACAAGATGGCTAAAGAGTCTTTGAAGCTGAAACGTTGGACGCACGGGGAAATTTTATTTGAGTTCGCCGTTAGACAAAACATGCTGTGCACAAGCGTCCAATTCGAATCGAACTACAATATGTCCAACCTGATGACGGATCCTGACCGCCTTGTGTAA
- a CDS encoding acyltransferase, whose translation MAKRKLIELDIVRAIAILAVLTIHGTSEATVELPSGSIGQSIYLAINKLSNFAVPVFIFLSGLVLFYRYSGDWGARQAAQFYRKRIQQIVIPYLIWSFFYYIYDQWLVDRTRIRLDWREFAELLPWSDAAYHLYFIVIIVQFYLLFPLLMTLCARFVWFRRLLWLVGLTIQVVFYEIQRYGYSFEHSASLCATYFSLFTLGGFIGLYYDAFVAWLGKHIGWIAPAALLCGGAFMMLFELEQWKGIYLPAIWYELLFNLYPILASAAFIWFGRLLTVRVPRLSQALLALGAASFGIYLVHPSVLSFWRTYFLPEQVGGYHVYTVTGFLLSMIIPWLLVLGYGRMSRVVMQKKVQVRA comes from the coding sequence ATGGCGAAAAGAAAACTGATCGAGCTGGACATCGTTCGGGCTATTGCGATATTGGCGGTGCTTACGATTCACGGTACGAGCGAAGCGACTGTGGAGCTGCCGTCCGGGAGCATCGGACAAAGCATCTATCTCGCGATCAACAAGCTGAGCAATTTTGCGGTGCCTGTGTTTATTTTTCTGAGCGGACTCGTTTTGTTTTACCGTTATTCCGGCGATTGGGGCGCCAGACAGGCGGCTCAATTTTATCGCAAAAGAATTCAGCAGATTGTCATTCCGTATTTGATTTGGTCGTTTTTTTACTACATCTACGACCAGTGGCTTGTCGACCGCACCCGCATCCGCTTGGACTGGCGTGAATTTGCGGAGCTTCTCCCCTGGTCGGATGCCGCATACCACTTGTATTTCATCGTCATTATCGTGCAATTTTATTTGCTGTTCCCGCTTTTGATGACGCTTTGCGCCCGTTTTGTCTGGTTCCGGCGGTTGCTTTGGCTTGTCGGGCTTACCATTCAAGTCGTTTTTTACGAAATCCAGCGTTACGGCTACTCCTTCGAGCACTCCGCATCACTGTGTGCGACGTATTTCAGCCTGTTTACGCTCGGGGGTTTTATCGGTTTGTATTACGATGCTTTTGTCGCGTGGCTGGGCAAGCATATCGGCTGGATTGCTCCGGCGGCGCTGCTTTGCGGAGGGGCCTTTATGATGCTGTTCGAGCTGGAGCAATGGAAGGGCATTTACTTACCCGCCATCTGGTACGAGCTGCTTTTTAACCTTTACCCCATACTCGCCTCGGCTGCGTTTATTTGGTTCGGGCGGCTGCTGACCGTCAGAGTGCCCCGGCTGTCGCAAGCTTTGCTTGCGCTTGGAGCCGCGTCGTTCGGCATCTATCTCGTGCATCCGTCCGTATTGTCCTTTTGGCGCACCTATTTTTTACCCGAGCAGGTGGGAGGCTACCATGTATATACCGTTACGGGTTTCCTCCTGAGCATGATTATCCCGTGGCTGCTGGTGCTCGGTTACGGCCGGATGTCCCGCGTGGTGATGCAGAAGAAAGTGCAAGTGCGCGCCTGA
- a CDS encoding MFS transporter, producing the protein MRLLWIGCFSYLLIGFTHVIIGSVLPELLHLYGKSYSAGGDLVFAQFFGLLTGVLCMPWLVRRLGRRSSLVLAFGCMTVAETWISFLPPWPGLLLLAFAAGFGFGLVESSVGTLVLRAVRDRQAVAMSRLEVFFGLGALLMPFISGFLIAYGLWTCSFWFLGLSSLCMLLFWRKLSFGEEMDAYLIHRSGAEPESSGETAAGRAEAEGTSPVKAAAAVGYRRGSLPLLIAFIAVFFMYVGSEVSLIHYLPSVFIENFSLTSSASTISVTIYWAAMVAGRMVAGFAAERAGYARYLLLTCIVSVFALIGLAVAANLWAAYALVLALGLLMAGMFSIALVYANQLLPGTTERTTSLLIASGGLGGAVMPLLLGRLMDAASASASLWCVSGAALLMFGLIGAARLGQAKRMSVSA; encoded by the coding sequence ATGAGACTTCTTTGGATCGGCTGCTTCTCGTATTTGCTCATCGGCTTCACGCATGTGATCATCGGCTCGGTTCTGCCGGAGCTGCTGCACTTGTACGGCAAAAGCTACAGCGCCGGCGGCGACCTCGTTTTCGCCCAATTTTTCGGGCTGCTGACCGGCGTGCTCTGCATGCCTTGGCTGGTGCGAAGGCTCGGACGGCGCAGCAGCCTTGTGCTGGCGTTCGGCTGCATGACGGTGGCGGAGACGTGGATCAGCTTTCTCCCCCCTTGGCCCGGTCTGCTGCTGCTCGCGTTTGCCGCGGGCTTCGGCTTCGGGCTCGTGGAATCGAGCGTCGGCACGCTCGTGCTGCGGGCTGTCCGGGACCGTCAAGCGGTTGCCATGAGCCGGCTTGAGGTGTTTTTCGGGCTCGGCGCGCTCTTGATGCCGTTTATTTCCGGGTTTTTGATCGCTTACGGGCTGTGGACGTGTTCGTTTTGGTTTCTGGGCTTGTCTTCGCTGTGCATGCTGCTGTTTTGGCGGAAGCTGTCGTTCGGCGAGGAAATGGACGCGTATTTGATTCATCGCAGCGGCGCAGAGCCGGAGAGTTCCGGAGAAACGGCGGCGGGTCGGGCCGAAGCGGAGGGAACCTCACCTGTCAAAGCCGCGGCTGCCGTGGGATATCGCCGAGGTTCGCTGCCTCTGCTTATCGCATTTATCGCCGTATTTTTCATGTACGTGGGAAGCGAAGTCAGCCTCATTCATTACCTGCCATCCGTGTTCATCGAAAATTTCTCGCTCACCAGCTCGGCCAGCACGATCAGCGTCACGATCTACTGGGCCGCCATGGTCGCCGGCCGCATGGTCGCCGGCTTCGCAGCGGAGCGGGCCGGGTACGCCCGCTACCTGCTGCTCACCTGCATCGTCAGCGTCTTCGCGCTGATCGGCCTCGCCGTTGCCGCCAATCTTTGGGCGGCGTATGCGCTCGTGCTGGCGCTCGGGCTGCTGATGGCCGGCATGTTTTCGATCGCGCTGGTGTATGCGAACCAGCTGCTGCCCGGCACGACGGAGCGGACGACGAGCCTGCTCATCGCATCCGGCGGCCTCGGCGGCGCCGTGATGCCGCTCCTGCTCGGGCGGCTGATGGATGCCGCTTCGGCATCCGCTTCTTTATGGTGCGTGAGCGGGGCCGCTCTCCTCATGTTCGGCCTCATCGGCGCCGCGAGATTAGGGCAGGCGAAGCGGATGAGCGTGTCCGCGTGA
- a CDS encoding YheC/YheD family protein, with amino-acid sequence MDIDAVVHEKRPRPTLAILTYDDGERIFRGNRENYIDLIRTGQELGVNVYVTTTSDFKISGKNTLGYVYDFNAKRWKKTEVPVPNVVYNRIPFRKFELLPEVQQTLQACLKHGQIRLFNPSFFNKWTLFEWLNKSDVTRKLVPATQKLTTSEDLAELLQKHRALYLKPVRGKAGKGIMKVAKSTSKLRPNDFQLSIQDKTRSIISYYPTISSLWTQIRNLAGNQDYIMQQAIPLATFKNRPFDLRVLVQKNAKGHWSVAGVGARLAGKLSITTHVPRGGSIDNPKKLLSSTFGLQDTKKIIRRTKRTAITIAKQIEKASGQTLGEMSMDLGVDTKGNLWFFEANSKPMKFDEPPIRKRSLENLINYSAFLAGMKKRKRTRARKRIRTRMRTRSPLAAPKRKKASVRLLKPTEGG; translated from the coding sequence ATCGACATCGACGCCGTCGTACACGAAAAACGGCCACGGCCCACCCTGGCTATACTCACTTATGACGACGGCGAAAGAATTTTTCGCGGAAATCGGGAAAATTATATCGACCTGATCCGCACCGGCCAGGAGCTCGGCGTGAACGTCTACGTGACGACCACGTCCGACTTCAAGATATCCGGCAAGAACACGCTTGGCTACGTTTACGATTTTAACGCAAAAAGGTGGAAAAAAACGGAGGTGCCGGTTCCTAACGTCGTCTACAACCGGATCCCGTTCCGCAAGTTCGAGCTGCTGCCCGAAGTTCAGCAAACGCTACAGGCCTGCCTCAAACACGGGCAAATCCGCCTGTTTAATCCGTCGTTTTTTAACAAGTGGACCTTGTTCGAATGGCTGAACAAATCGGACGTTACCCGCAAGCTGGTGCCGGCCACGCAGAAGCTGACGACGAGCGAGGATCTCGCGGAGCTGCTGCAGAAGCACCGGGCGTTGTACTTGAAGCCGGTTCGCGGCAAGGCGGGCAAAGGCATCATGAAGGTCGCCAAAAGCACGAGCAAGCTGCGTCCGAACGATTTTCAATTATCGATTCAGGATAAAACCCGCAGCATTATATCCTATTATCCGACGATTTCCTCGCTTTGGACGCAAATCCGCAATTTGGCGGGAAATCAGGATTACATTATGCAGCAGGCCATCCCGCTCGCGACATTCAAAAACCGGCCGTTCGATTTGCGCGTGCTCGTGCAAAAAAACGCCAAGGGACACTGGTCGGTAGCCGGCGTCGGAGCGCGCCTTGCCGGCAAGCTGAGCATTACGACCCACGTGCCGCGCGGCGGGTCGATCGACAATCCGAAAAAACTGCTGTCCTCTACCTTCGGCCTGCAGGACACCAAGAAAATCATCCGGCGGACGAAACGGACCGCCATCACGATCGCAAAGCAAATCGAAAAAGCGTCCGGACAGACGCTGGGGGAAATGTCGATGGATCTCGGAGTCGATACGAAGGGAAACCTGTGGTTTTTCGAAGCCAACTCGAAGCCGATGAAATTCGACGAACCGCCGATACGCAAAAGATCGCTGGAAAACCTGATCAATTACTCGGCATTTTTGGCAGGGATGAAAAAAAGGAAACGCACGCGTGCCCGCAAACGAATCCGCACCCGCATGCGGACGCGTTCCCCCTTGGCTGCGCCTAAGCGAAAAAAAGCGTCTGTCCGTCTTTTAAAGCCTACGGAAGGCGGTTGA
- a CDS encoding YheC/YheD family protein: protein MPEMLRQRFLGIMTSPAEGEIPFRNRGFYRQLCLLGAKAGLAVYVFSPQDVDWMTRTTAGYAYDAAAGSWCKRRFPLPDAVYDRCFFSGRKQYLEYRKQVRRLSGAGIAFLGVGLGGKWDVHRMLLRERELAPYLPETTPYAGPKTLEAWFGRHDDAFLKPLAGSQGKGALHVHKDKASGLYLINGRDRHNRTVQLTIAGFTQLQLWLERFIRGRSYLLQRYLALTTPEGEAFDVRSLVQKDGSGRWRLTGMAVRRGRPGSVTSNLHGGGDVAEMMPFLAAQFGETHAGRIAAELAALSRRLPPALERRHGRLAELGLDFGIDAAGRVWFLEANSKPGRSIFARLNDSEARLNALASPIRYAGYLIKRTWNGADIRKLGLEEAPYFPRRSTGGQS, encoded by the coding sequence ATGCCCGAAATGTTGCGGCAGCGGTTTCTAGGCATTATGACGTCCCCTGCGGAAGGAGAAATCCCTTTTCGGAATCGGGGCTTTTACCGTCAGCTCTGTTTGCTTGGGGCCAAAGCGGGGCTGGCCGTTTATGTGTTTTCGCCGCAAGACGTCGACTGGATGACGCGGACGACAGCCGGATACGCTTATGACGCCGCGGCCGGGTCGTGGTGCAAACGCCGGTTTCCGCTGCCGGATGCCGTGTATGACCGATGTTTTTTTTCCGGCAGAAAGCAGTATCTCGAATACCGCAAACAAGTGCGCCGGCTGAGCGGCGCGGGCATCGCCTTCCTCGGGGTAGGACTTGGAGGCAAATGGGACGTCCACCGCATGCTGCTGCGCGAACGGGAGCTGGCGCCGTATTTGCCCGAGACGACTCCGTACGCCGGCCCGAAAACGCTGGAGGCTTGGTTCGGGCGGCATGACGATGCGTTTCTGAAGCCGCTGGCCGGCTCCCAAGGCAAAGGCGCGCTGCACGTGCACAAAGACAAGGCGTCCGGCCTCTACCTCATCAACGGCAGGGACCGGCACAACCGAACGGTTCAATTGACCATTGCCGGGTTTACCCAACTGCAGCTCTGGCTCGAGCGCTTCATCCGCGGGCGCAGCTATTTGCTGCAGCGTTACCTCGCGTTAACGACGCCGGAAGGCGAGGCGTTCGACGTTCGCTCGCTGGTGCAAAAGGACGGCAGCGGCCGCTGGCGTCTGACCGGCATGGCCGTTCGTCGCGGGCGCCCCGGCAGCGTCACCTCCAACCTGCACGGCGGAGGCGACGTGGCGGAGATGATGCCGTTTCTCGCCGCACAATTCGGCGAGACGCACGCCGGGCGCATCGCAGCGGAGCTTGCCGCACTCTCCCGCCGGCTTCCGCCGGCGCTTGAACGCCGGCATGGCCGGCTTGCCGAGCTCGGCCTCGATTTCGGCATCGATGCCGCAGGCCGCGTCTGGTTTCTGGAGGCCAATTCCAAGCCGGGGCGCTCGATTTTTGCCAGGCTGAACGATTCCGAAGCCAGGCTGAACGCCTTGGCCAGCCCGATTCGCTATGCCGGGTACTTGATAAAGAGAACGTGGAATGGAGCAGATATACGAAAACTTGGCTTAGAAGAAGCTCCTTATTTTCCGAGGAGGAGTACAGGAGGACAATCATGA
- a CDS encoding YheC/YheD family protein, with protein MKRTKVRVQVQSASIYMDDKVILLGETVIKKWKIPTGQTLNLRFGSFKHDVKVASSQQPLALRLSDSLASKMGLTGGRQLCLKYSATSRTLSIGPLIGVMVSRVFSSSPDRPFGTITAFCREMTDACEEHGAFVYFFTPDDISPRSDTVKGYTYSGRWIRNSFPVPHVIYNRLTSRRYENRPVVQQFIQNAKLHHHSSIFNEKYLNKNEVFDALRKEASLHIYLPESHLLRNAQLLKGMCTKHATVFLKPITGSLGKGIVRIRRQESGSYVCHYAGVNGTRKQAFPSLTAMVQALAGKIKTRRYQVQQGLNLISVGNRPVDFRSLVQRDKTGQWGVTSIVGRIAGNHHFVSNLARGGTLCPVKEAIARSNAANKTNAAARLKRASLLIAKGIESQINGHFAELGIDLAMDTAGKVWLLEVNSKPSKDDNTSLQADRKVRPSVKQVVQYARYLAKF; from the coding sequence ATGAAAAGAACAAAAGTCAGGGTACAAGTGCAAAGTGCCAGCATCTACATGGACGATAAGGTTATACTGCTCGGGGAAACCGTGATCAAAAAATGGAAGATCCCGACAGGGCAAACCTTGAATTTGCGCTTCGGTTCTTTCAAGCACGACGTGAAGGTTGCTTCGAGTCAGCAGCCTCTGGCCCTGCGCCTGTCGGACTCGCTTGCATCCAAGATGGGCCTGACGGGCGGCAGGCAGCTATGCCTGAAATACAGCGCAACCTCCCGCACCCTGAGCATCGGACCTCTTATCGGAGTTATGGTCAGCCGGGTATTCAGCAGTTCACCGGATCGTCCGTTCGGCACGATCACGGCGTTTTGCCGCGAAATGACCGACGCCTGCGAGGAGCACGGAGCTTTTGTTTATTTTTTCACGCCGGACGATATTAGCCCCCGCAGCGACACGGTGAAAGGATATACGTATTCGGGGCGCTGGATCCGAAATTCGTTTCCGGTCCCCCATGTCATTTACAACAGGCTGACTTCGCGCAGATACGAAAATCGTCCGGTCGTCCAGCAATTTATCCAAAACGCCAAGCTTCATCACCACAGCAGCATTTTTAACGAGAAATATCTCAATAAAAACGAAGTGTTCGATGCCCTGCGCAAGGAAGCGTCGCTGCACATTTATTTGCCGGAGTCGCATTTGCTGAGAAACGCACAATTGCTGAAGGGCATGTGCACGAAACATGCCACCGTATTTCTCAAACCGATAACCGGCAGCCTCGGCAAAGGCATCGTCCGGATTCGGCGGCAGGAGAGCGGAAGTTACGTTTGCCATTATGCGGGCGTAAACGGCACCCGCAAGCAGGCGTTCCCGAGCCTCACCGCCATGGTCCAGGCGCTCGCCGGAAAAATTAAAACCCGGCGTTACCAGGTTCAGCAGGGACTGAACCTGATCTCCGTCGGCAACCGTCCCGTCGACTTCCGCTCGCTCGTGCAGCGGGATAAAACCGGACAATGGGGAGTCACGTCCATTGTCGGACGCATCGCGGGAAACCATCACTTCGTGTCCAATCTGGCACGGGGGGGCACGTTATGCCCTGTGAAGGAGGCGATCGCCCGCTCCAACGCGGCAAACAAAACCAATGCGGCGGCAAGGCTGAAGCGCGCTTCGCTCCTGATCGCCAAAGGAATCGAGTCGCAAATTAACGGCCACTTCGCCGAACTCGGGATCGACCTGGCGATGGATACCGCGGGCAAGGTGTGGCTGCTGGAAGTCAATTCGAAGCCTTCCAAGGACGACAATACCTCTCTGCAGGCGGATCGCAAAGTGCGCCCTTCCGTGAAGCAAGTCGTCCAATACGCGCGTTATCTCGCCAAGTTTTGA
- a CDS encoding YheC/YheD family protein → MSITTCTIHVTQRPERAIYLTSELAKTLKLAKTKTVTLRLGTKKTNAPLKILKKSGRHAYFPPSLASAIKIPPSGSSMIMSTTGKDIQFGPLIGIMTGVLASESRPFGTRTGLIREFMSPGEGRSFTFAFSPRHVNWAQETVLGYFPRKDGGWVRRTVPLPDVVYNRLPSRKAEKLASMDSFKQRFLRRGIPLFNWAFFDKSDVYNLLEGTEAFRHVPESRMNPTQAQIKDMLERHKFIYLKPTGGSLGIGIYRLTYNPKRGYYARFRRAGKNVLLRFSKFEGLYNHISRRNGRLNHYVAQQGIRLIEIDNCPIDFRFHLTKNSSNEWVVAGVGAKKAGKGSVTTHVRNGGQLLTPEQALRQAFGSRGDEVLDKAKETVIQLAEAIERKHRHMLGELGFDIGIDQNEGIWMFEANSKPGRSIFKHPALKGQGKATLNHIFDFCQYLSRFRPRREA, encoded by the coding sequence ATGAGTATCACTACCTGCACGATTCATGTGACGCAACGGCCGGAGAGAGCCATCTATCTCACCAGCGAGCTCGCCAAAACGTTAAAGCTGGCCAAGACAAAAACCGTGACTCTTCGGCTTGGGACCAAAAAGACGAACGCACCGCTAAAAATATTGAAAAAATCCGGGAGGCACGCCTACTTCCCTCCCTCGCTCGCCAGCGCCATCAAAATCCCGCCTTCGGGCTCCAGCATGATCATGTCGACGACCGGCAAAGACATTCAATTCGGTCCGCTCATCGGCATCATGACCGGGGTTCTTGCGAGCGAGTCGCGCCCTTTCGGCACGCGAACCGGCCTGATCCGCGAATTTATGAGTCCGGGCGAAGGCCGTTCGTTCACGTTCGCCTTCTCCCCGCGCCATGTCAATTGGGCGCAGGAGACGGTGCTCGGTTACTTTCCCCGCAAGGACGGCGGTTGGGTTCGCCGGACGGTGCCTTTGCCGGACGTCGTGTATAACCGGCTGCCGAGCCGCAAAGCCGAAAAGCTCGCCTCGATGGACAGCTTCAAGCAGCGTTTTCTGCGCCGGGGCATTCCGCTGTTCAACTGGGCTTTTTTCGACAAATCGGACGTCTACAACCTGCTTGAAGGGACGGAAGCGTTCAGGCATGTGCCCGAATCGCGAATGAATCCGACGCAAGCGCAAATCAAGGATATGCTGGAGAGGCACAAATTCATTTACCTGAAGCCGACCGGCGGATCGCTTGGCATCGGCATTTACCGGCTGACCTACAATCCGAAGCGAGGGTATTACGCCCGCTTCCGCAGGGCCGGCAAAAACGTGCTGCTCCGCTTCAGCAAGTTCGAGGGATTGTATAACCACATCAGCCGCCGCAACGGACGGCTGAACCATTATGTCGCCCAGCAGGGCATCCGCCTGATCGAAATCGATAACTGCCCGATCGACTTCCGCTTCCACCTGACGAAAAACAGCAGCAACGAGTGGGTCGTCGCCGGCGTCGGCGCGAAAAAGGCGGGCAAAGGCAGCGTCACGACCCACGTGCGCAACGGCGGCCAGCTGCTTACGCCGGAACAGGCGCTGCGGCAAGCTTTCGGCAGCCGCGGCGACGAAGTGCTGGATAAAGCGAAAGAGACCGTCATCCAGCTTGCCGAAGCGATCGAACGAAAGCATCGGCACATGCTGGGCGAGCTCGGATTTGACATCGGCATCGATCAAAACGAGGGGATTTGGATGTTCGAAGCGAACTCGAAGCCGGGACGCTCGATTTTTAAACATCCGGCCTTAAAAGGACAGGGGAAAGCGACGCTCAATCACATTTTCGACTTTTGCCAATATTTGAGCCGATTTCGCCCAAGGAGGGAAGCTTGA
- a CDS encoding DeoR/GlpR family DNA-binding transcription regulator encodes MYQEERIIAILQYMKEHGRISVDTICERFGVSRDTARRDMVKLEEQGSILRTRGGAILPTLSKDIPTYDKRMTDETASKRAIGKLAASLIQDRDFLLMDASTTVWCAAEEMRTEKNVVVTNSIDIASALIAKPGMTVHMLGGQLNAEHRYIFGARTLEMLRDYQVDKLLLGTCAITLDGISTPFEEEGYVMREMMKRSDQVILLADHSKFGKRQFHRVAGFESIDILITDREPDEPLREELQKHQVNIMLTEGVSQT; translated from the coding sequence CTGTATCAGGAGGAACGTATCATCGCCATTTTGCAGTATATGAAAGAACACGGACGGATCAGCGTCGATACGATCTGCGAACGGTTCGGCGTTTCCCGGGATACGGCAAGAAGGGATATGGTCAAGCTGGAGGAGCAGGGCAGCATTTTACGCACGCGCGGCGGAGCCATCCTGCCCACCCTTTCCAAAGATATTCCGACCTACGATAAAAGAATGACCGACGAAACCGCCTCGAAACGGGCTATCGGCAAGCTGGCCGCCTCACTCATTCAGGATCGGGATTTTCTGCTCATGGACGCGTCGACCACCGTTTGGTGCGCCGCGGAGGAAATGCGTACCGAGAAAAACGTCGTCGTCACCAACTCGATCGACATCGCCTCCGCGCTGATCGCGAAGCCGGGAATGACCGTTCACATGCTGGGCGGGCAGCTTAATGCGGAGCACCGGTATATTTTCGGAGCGAGAACGCTCGAAATGCTGCGGGATTACCAGGTCGACAAGCTGCTGCTCGGCACGTGTGCGATCACGCTTGACGGCATCTCCACCCCTTTTGAAGAAGAAGGCTACGTGATGCGTGAAATGATGAAAAGGTCGGATCAGGTGATTTTGCTGGCCGATCACTCCAAGTTCGGCAAAAGGCAGTTTCATCGCGTGGCGGGCTTCGAATCGATCGATATTTTGATCACCGACAGAGAGCCGGATGAGCCGCTGCGGGAAGAGCTTCAGAAACACCAAGTGAACATTATGCTGACGGAAGGAGTGTCGCAAACGTGA
- a CDS encoding HAD family hydrolase: MIQLMITDLDGTLLTHDKKVRLEEKRAIREAALQGVRFGMASGRMHPEMAVIARDIGIPMHIVSQNGAFVHTSEGKQLRETFFMPETVRQIMRIGAKFDLLSVVCAFDRNIVAAWDERAERKQERMSIKLSFEPDVLERLGGGVDCSKITFFGPIDLLLQLQTDIRNAMGHETDTFISDADCLDVMPRGISKGSGLGILMEHLGLEPEQVVCIGDSFNDVPMFRAVSHSFAMPGSHPDVRRYARYNANSVSHAIEWLLSFNRKRKIAGFPGGD; encoded by the coding sequence GTGATTCAACTTATGATTACCGACTTGGACGGAACGCTGCTGACCCACGACAAGAAGGTGCGCCTGGAGGAAAAAAGAGCTATTCGCGAAGCGGCCCTGCAAGGGGTGCGTTTCGGTATGGCGTCCGGGAGGATGCATCCGGAAATGGCCGTCATCGCCCGGGACATCGGCATTCCGATGCATATCGTTTCGCAGAACGGGGCGTTCGTTCATACGTCGGAAGGAAAGCAGCTTCGGGAAACATTTTTTATGCCGGAGACCGTGAGGCAGATCATGCGGATCGGGGCGAAATTCGACCTGCTGTCCGTCGTTTGCGCATTCGACCGCAACATCGTCGCCGCATGGGATGAACGCGCCGAGAGGAAACAGGAGAGAATGTCCATCAAGCTGAGCTTCGAGCCGGATGTGCTTGAGCGGCTTGGCGGCGGCGTGGACTGCAGCAAAATTACCTTTTTCGGACCCATCGATTTGCTGCTGCAGCTGCAAACGGATATTCGAAATGCGATGGGTCATGAAACGGATACGTTCATCTCCGACGCCGATTGTTTGGACGTCATGCCCCGCGGCATTTCCAAAGGCAGCGGTCTCGGCATCCTGATGGAACATCTCGGACTTGAGCCGGAGCAGGTCGTATGCATCGGCGATTCGTTCAACGACGTGCCGATGTTCCGTGCAGTGTCCCACAGCTTCGCTATGCCGGGCAGCCATCCGGATGTGCGCAGATATGCCCGATATAACGCAAACAGCGTATCCCACGCCATCGAGTGGCTGCTGAGCTTTAACCGCAAGCGTAAAATCGCCGGTTTTCCGGGAGGTGACTGA